One segment of Candidatus Zixiibacteriota bacterium DNA contains the following:
- a CDS encoding zinc-ribbon domain-containing protein: MGIALEIIEWMDQASDEMIHRIPEKGSLDIKFGAQVIVRDSQSAVFFKSGKATDALGPGRHTLSSLNIPVLTRILSLPWGFKSIFRCEVYFINHKIFTDLKWGTKDPVAFRDSELGLIRLRGYGSYTMRIAEPLVFLNSVVGRQSLFSTPQIQDFLRDIIVARLNDLFGEKLDTILDLPRKYSEYAQMAREVIGAEFEKYGLELLDFYLSAITPPPEVQKRIDERSGMAAVGDLNEYLKFSMAKAFAGGTDGNTAQQGAGLGLGAGIAMMAPGFMSKAFAPEHVDLKTADVPTMGCPKCGIDIPVDSRYCFKCGYHVVVEKRCPNCSRKVSGKDKFCYNCGFNLAEQQNIFCQSCGKELPPGTRFCTECGEEIKGNGNADNSSGDDK, from the coding sequence ATGGGTATCGCGCTTGAGATTATTGAGTGGATGGATCAGGCTTCCGATGAGATGATTCATCGCATCCCCGAAAAAGGGTCACTGGATATAAAATTCGGGGCGCAGGTGATCGTTAGAGACAGCCAGTCGGCGGTCTTTTTCAAAAGCGGTAAAGCGACCGATGCGCTCGGGCCCGGACGTCATACGCTCAGTTCCCTGAACATCCCGGTACTGACACGAATACTGTCATTGCCGTGGGGGTTCAAGTCGATCTTCCGCTGCGAAGTCTATTTCATCAATCATAAGATATTTACCGACCTGAAATGGGGCACCAAGGATCCGGTCGCATTTCGAGACAGTGAACTGGGCTTGATCCGCCTGCGCGGTTATGGTTCCTACACGATGCGTATTGCCGAACCGCTCGTGTTTTTGAACTCGGTGGTCGGTCGCCAATCTTTGTTTTCAACTCCGCAGATCCAGGATTTTTTGCGCGATATCATAGTCGCCCGTTTAAATGACCTGTTTGGCGAGAAGCTTGATACGATACTTGACCTTCCCAGGAAGTACTCGGAATACGCCCAGATGGCCAGGGAAGTGATCGGTGCCGAATTTGAGAAATATGGATTGGAATTGTTGGACTTCTATCTATCGGCGATCACCCCTCCCCCGGAAGTACAGAAGCGGATCGATGAGCGTTCCGGTATGGCGGCTGTCGGTGATCTCAATGAGTACCTGAAGTTCAGTATGGCCAAGGCGTTTGCCGGCGGTACCGATGGAAACACGGCGCAACAGGGCGCCGGTCTGGGACTGGGGGCCGGAATTGCCATGATGGCTCCGGGGTTTATGTCCAAGGCTTTTGCCCCCGAGCATGTCGATCTGAAAACGGCTGATGTGCCCACTATGGGATGTCCGAAATGCGGGATCGACATCCCGGTCGATTCACGTTACTGCTTCAAGTGTGGCTACCATGTTGTAGTTGAAAAACGCTGTCCGAACTGTTCACGCAAAGTCTCGGGTAAGGATAAATTTTGTTACAACTGCGGTTTTAACCTGGCCGAACAACAGAATATCTTCTGCCAGAGTTGCGGTAAGGAACTGCCCCCGGGAACTCGTTTCTGTACCGAGTGCGGTGAGGAGATAAAAGGTAATGGCAACGCTGACAACAGCTCCGGCGACGACAAATAG
- a CDS encoding transcription elongation factor GreA: protein MQVPILKSTYEILNEKIAETKKEIKQNSKDIGEAADLGDLKENAEYHAAKEKQSFLMERKQRLESYLNFVKVDLTGSTPETVSFGCSVTVVDTESKESHTFNLVGPAEFELELFPDMVTIGAPVARLLVTKKVGDVVEFKFGSNNWTGEITEIRTLE from the coding sequence ATGCAAGTTCCGATTCTAAAGAGTACTTACGAAATTCTGAACGAGAAGATTGCTGAGACCAAGAAAGAAATCAAACAGAACTCGAAAGACATCGGTGAAGCCGCCGACCTTGGTGATCTTAAGGAAAATGCTGAATACCATGCCGCCAAGGAGAAGCAGTCATTTCTGATGGAACGCAAGCAACGGCTTGAAAGCTACCTGAATTTCGTAAAAGTCGACTTGACTGGCAGTACGCCTGAAACAGTTTCATTCGGATGTTCGGTGACTGTTGTTGACACAGAATCAAAGGAATCACACACGTTTAACCTGGTCGGCCCCGCTGAATTCGAACTGGAACTGTTCCCTGATATGGTAACAATCGGCGCGCCTGTGGCAAGACTGCTGGTGACGAAAAAGGTCGGCGATGTCGTGGAATTCAAGTTTGGGAGCAATAACTGGACAGGAGAAATAACTGAAATCCGCACTCTCGAGTAA
- a CDS encoding DUF92 domain-containing protein — protein MLMEPSEINYLKFLLGAIIASILAVSAVKKHSLTFDGAVGMVAVGSLIYGIGGSVWAVPIIYFFISSSLLTKLRSTQKNKAIMSFDKAGARDLRQVLANGGIPTLTSILYLFTGWQGWFIVYLASIAEASADTWATEIGTMSSRKPVSILDFKEVETGRSGAVSFAGSSASIAGAVSTTLSGFLATQLFSSGWESFSLIVAIPSAGAILGCFLDSVFGATLQAQYRDLESGRITERKSAGDKRYQLVRGVSFIDNDLVNFFSGGAAAIVAMLLYYFLY, from the coding sequence ATGCTGATGGAGCCGTCCGAAATAAATTACTTAAAGTTTCTTCTCGGCGCAATCATAGCATCAATACTGGCTGTTTCAGCCGTCAAAAAACACTCACTGACATTTGACGGCGCTGTCGGGATGGTAGCTGTCGGTAGCCTGATCTACGGTATCGGAGGATCGGTTTGGGCTGTGCCGATCATTTATTTTTTCATCAGCTCCAGCCTGCTGACGAAACTGCGCTCCACTCAAAAGAATAAAGCGATCATGAGCTTTGATAAAGCCGGCGCACGTGACCTGCGGCAGGTGCTCGCCAACGGCGGAATCCCGACATTGACATCAATTCTGTATTTGTTTACAGGCTGGCAGGGATGGTTTATCGTTTATCTCGCCTCAATCGCGGAAGCCTCGGCGGACACATGGGCAACTGAAATCGGTACGATGTCATCTCGGAAACCGGTTTCGATACTGGATTTCAAAGAAGTGGAAACGGGTCGCTCCGGAGCGGTATCTTTTGCCGGGAGCAGTGCATCGATAGCTGGCGCAGTCAGCACAACATTGAGCGGATTTTTAGCAACTCAGTTATTTTCTTCCGGATGGGAAAGCTTTTCTTTGATTGTCGCGATCCCGTCTGCCGGGGCAATTCTGGGGTGCTTTCTCGACTCTGTATTTGGCGCAACATTGCAGGCACAGTACCGCGATTTAGAAAGTGGCCGGATAACAGAAAGAAAAAGCGCAGGAGATAAAAGATACCAACTGGTGAGAGGTGTTTCATTTATCGACAACGACCTGGTCAATTTTTTCAGCGGCGGCGCAGCCGCTATTGTGGCAATGCTATTATACTATTTTTTATATTAA
- a CDS encoding radical SAM protein, producing MTERLGNKMYVYGPVPSRRLGRSLGVSPIPSKTCSYSCVYCQLGRTDRLRVDRKRYFRPVDILDEIHDNLIESTPEFITFAGDGEPTLNIDLGRMIRHCKESFDVPVAVITNGSLLTDDIVRSDLMAADLVMPSLDAGCERTFKKINRPHRDINYGHMLAGLAQFRHEFSGKIWMEVMLVQGLNDSDEELKMIRSHLDMIKPDRIYVGTPTRPPTEKWVEPVGPEAVIRAKSVLQSRFTLDSFETSEFGLRSFHDAREAITEIGGRHPLRREQAEKIVKFFGKDDTIKDMLTAHLLREVSFNSRSYLLPQKERSIDGG from the coding sequence ATGACTGAAAGACTGGGGAACAAAATGTATGTCTACGGTCCGGTGCCTTCGCGCAGGCTGGGAAGATCATTGGGAGTAAGTCCGATTCCTTCCAAAACATGCTCGTATTCATGCGTCTACTGCCAGCTGGGTAGAACTGACAGGTTGCGTGTTGACCGCAAGAGATATTTCAGGCCGGTGGACATCCTGGATGAGATTCATGATAACCTGATCGAATCAACACCGGAATTCATTACGTTTGCAGGCGACGGCGAGCCGACATTGAACATAGACCTGGGCCGGATGATACGTCATTGCAAGGAAAGTTTTGATGTTCCCGTGGCTGTAATCACCAATGGTTCTCTGCTTACCGATGATATCGTGCGGTCTGATTTGATGGCCGCCGATTTGGTCATGCCGTCACTTGATGCCGGATGCGAAAGAACATTCAAAAAGATAAACCGTCCTCATCGCGACATAAACTACGGTCATATGCTGGCCGGTTTAGCCCAGTTTCGCCATGAGTTTTCAGGCAAGATATGGATGGAGGTGATGCTGGTTCAGGGCCTCAACGACAGCGATGAGGAGTTGAAGATGATTCGTTCGCACCTGGATATGATCAAACCGGACAGGATCTACGTCGGAACCCCTACCCGTCCCCCGACGGAAAAATGGGTCGAACCTGTCGGACCGGAGGCCGTTATAAGGGCCAAGAGTGTTCTGCAAAGCCGATTCACCCTTGACAGTTTTGAGACCTCGGAGTTTGGCTTGCGCAGCTTTCATGACGCCCGTGAAGCAATCACGGAAATCGGTGGAAGACATCCGCTTCGAAGAGAACAGGCTGAAAAAATCGTAAAGTTTTTTGGAAAAGATGATACAATTAAGGATATGCTGACTGCTCATCTTCTTCGAGAAGTCAGTTTCAACAGCCGATCTTACCTGCTTCCTCAAAAGGAGAGAAGCATTGATGGAGGATAG
- a CDS encoding ATPase, translating to MRFAIPTADNLLCPHFGNCQKFAFIDVDFETGEITKIEMVEPPPHQPGMLPEWIKNNGSEVIIAGGMGRRALGILQNCGIKVISGAPIASPRELVNEYLNGRLQSGNNYCDSQGFRQAGGHNCKGHNHGGQF from the coding sequence ATGAGATTCGCAATACCGACAGCCGACAATCTGCTTTGTCCCCATTTCGGTAACTGCCAGAAATTCGCTTTTATCGATGTCGATTTTGAAACCGGGGAGATCACGAAAATCGAGATGGTCGAACCTCCACCGCACCAGCCCGGCATGTTGCCGGAATGGATCAAAAACAATGGTTCTGAAGTGATTATTGCCGGGGGTATGGGCAGACGCGCCCTGGGAATCCTGCAAAACTGCGGTATTAAAGTAATCAGCGGTGCGCCGATCGCAAGTCCTCGTGAACTGGTCAATGAGTACCTTAACGGACGTCTTCAATCCGGCAACAACTACTGCGACTCTCAGGGCTTCAGGCAGGCTGGCGGCCACAACTGCAAGGGGCATAATCATGGCGGACAGTTTTAA
- a CDS encoding AAA family ATPase: protein MRELVIISGKGGTGKTSIVGSLAALGKSKVVVDCDVDASDLHLLLNNNVREIHDFIVSCKASINRQRCSDCGLCADYCRFDAIKYEQGEYRIDQFACEGCGVCRYFCPEYAIAYEPVKSGEWFISHTDHGPLVHARLGIAESNSGRLVSLLRQKAREIADKNEYDLVLIDGPPGIGCPVIASITGASYVLIVTEPSQSAFHDLNRLLELIEHFKINCGVVINKSDINLTLTDHIKKDVQARGIRVVAEISFDPMMTEAQINSQTLIEYTVNDSTRKIEQIWKTIYNEMQSSPGFQQNSKKEIL, encoded by the coding sequence ATGCGCGAGCTTGTGATTATCAGCGGTAAAGGGGGAACTGGTAAAACCTCGATTGTCGGCTCCCTGGCAGCATTGGGTAAGAGTAAGGTGGTTGTCGATTGTGATGTCGATGCCTCTGACCTGCACCTGTTGTTGAATAACAATGTAAGGGAGATACATGACTTTATCGTATCATGCAAAGCTTCGATAAATCGGCAAAGATGTTCAGATTGCGGTCTGTGCGCTGATTATTGCCGTTTCGATGCAATAAAATATGAGCAGGGTGAATACCGTATCGATCAATTCGCCTGTGAGGGGTGCGGCGTGTGCCGATATTTCTGCCCGGAGTACGCGATCGCTTACGAACCGGTCAAAAGTGGAGAGTGGTTCATCTCGCACACAGACCACGGCCCACTGGTGCATGCCCGGCTTGGGATCGCCGAATCAAATTCCGGCCGGCTGGTCTCCCTTCTTCGCCAGAAAGCCCGCGAGATCGCCGATAAAAACGAATACGACCTGGTACTCATTGACGGTCCGCCCGGAATTGGCTGTCCGGTGATCGCCTCGATTACGGGGGCCTCATATGTACTGATAGTAACGGAACCGTCGCAATCAGCTTTTCATGACCTCAATCGTCTTCTGGAATTGATCGAACATTTCAAAATCAATTGCGGAGTTGTGATCAACAAATCCGATATAAACCTGACATTGACTGATCACATCAAAAAAGATGTACAGGCCCGGGGAATAAGGGTCGTGGCAGAAATATCTTTTGATCCCATGATGACTGAGGCGCAGATTAACTCACAGACCCTTATTGAATATACTGTGAATGATTCCACACGAAAGATAGAACAAATTTGGAAGACTATATACAATGAAATGCAATCAAGTCCGGGATTCCAGCAAAACAGCAAAAAGGAGATACTATGA
- a CDS encoding P-loop NTPase, whose protein sequence is MKISVASGKGGTGKTTIAVNLAVALAGKDIDVALLDCDVEEPNGHIFLNPEYTESVPVTVPVPKVDFSRCTYCGECAEICQYNAIAVIPDNVMVFPKLCHGCGGCYHLCPPRAISEVNREIGKINSGHGRGVEFVEGRLNVGESQAPPLTKRLKQSVSKHEVVIIDAPPGTSCPVVEAVSESDYVILVSEPTPFGLNDLILAVEMVRRLGLPHGIVVNRADSGDDRMLKYCESEMLDILMKIPFDRRLAEAYSTGKLMSEIDRVYNENLFNMYTSIKGKISDARACDYQR, encoded by the coding sequence TTGAAAATCTCTGTTGCGAGCGGTAAGGGGGGGACTGGCAAGACTACAATCGCTGTAAATCTGGCAGTTGCGCTGGCCGGTAAAGATATCGATGTGGCGCTTCTGGATTGTGATGTCGAGGAGCCAAACGGACATATTTTTCTGAATCCGGAATATACTGAATCAGTTCCGGTTACAGTACCGGTTCCAAAAGTGGATTTCAGCAGGTGTACCTACTGTGGTGAATGTGCTGAGATCTGTCAGTACAACGCCATCGCGGTCATCCCGGACAATGTGATGGTATTTCCGAAGCTGTGTCATGGTTGCGGGGGTTGCTATCATCTCTGCCCGCCCCGGGCAATATCCGAGGTGAACAGAGAAATCGGTAAAATCAATTCGGGGCATGGCCGGGGAGTTGAATTTGTCGAGGGACGCCTCAATGTCGGTGAATCACAGGCGCCCCCTTTAACGAAACGTCTCAAACAGAGCGTCAGCAAGCATGAGGTTGTTATCATCGACGCTCCGCCGGGGACCTCCTGTCCGGTTGTGGAGGCGGTTTCGGAAAGTGACTACGTGATCCTTGTCAGTGAACCGACGCCATTCGGCCTGAATGACTTAATACTCGCGGTCGAGATGGTCCGCAGGCTCGGCCTGCCCCATGGTATTGTAGTGAATCGCGCCGACAGTGGCGACGATCGTATGCTCAAATACTGCGAATCGGAAATGCTCGATATCTTAATGAAGATACCTTTTGACCGCAGGCTGGCGGAAGCATACTCGACCGGAAAGTTGATGTCTGAGATCGACCGGGTATACAATGAAAACCTGTTCAACATGTACACTTCGATTAAAGGAAAGATAAGCGATGCGCGAGCTTGTGATTATCAGCGGTAA
- a CDS encoding dinitrogenase iron-molybdenum cofactor biosynthesis protein: MKIAISAQGKELDSKVDPRFGRAPFYIIYDLESGDFEALDNSENVHAGQGAGIQAAQKVVAQDVDLVVSGNLGPKAYQVLSSAKIKTALWAHGSVREAVELAKNNELTFAEGANVEGHWS; the protein is encoded by the coding sequence ATGAAAATCGCGATATCGGCGCAGGGTAAAGAATTAGACAGCAAGGTGGATCCTCGATTTGGTCGGGCACCCTTTTATATCATCTATGATTTGGAGTCTGGAGATTTTGAAGCGCTGGATAATTCCGAGAATGTGCATGCCGGCCAGGGGGCTGGAATTCAGGCTGCCCAGAAGGTAGTGGCGCAGGATGTCGACCTGGTTGTGTCCGGCAATCTCGGCCCCAAAGCGTACCAGGTCCTTTCCTCGGCGAAAATCAAGACCGCCCTGTGGGCTCATGGCTCGGTGCGGGAAGCAGTTGAGCTGGCGAAGAATAACGAGCTTACATTTGCTGAAGGTGCCAATGTCGAGGGGCATTGGAGTTAA
- a CDS encoding PAS domain-containing protein yields the protein MIYNYKQDNFTDIILDSIADGVFTIDSEWKITSFNRAAEKITSIPREEALGQRCSDIFRASICENNCALKQTLKAGRPIVNKAVYIIDSSGKKIPISVATAVLRDADGRVIGGVETFRDLSEIMELRRQLHQKYSYQDIISKNSQMLKIFDILPTIAESDSTVLVEGESGTGKELVARAVHNLSPRKSEPIVVINCGAMPDTLLESELFGYVAGAFTDARKDKPGRFAMAEGGTVLLDEIADVSPAMQVRLLRVIQEHTYQPLGSTQPVKADVRIIAASNQNLKKLVTEGKFREDLYYRINVIRIELPPLRERKEDIPLLMEHFIERFNRLKPKQIDSIAPEVLAVLMNYDFPGNVRELENIAEHAFVLCRNSIISMNDLPENFKPQYEESIPAVNSFEDLEARFLVEALKRNNWSRINTARELGIHKTTLWRKMKKYGIDMASR from the coding sequence ATGATATATAACTATAAACAGGACAATTTTACTGATATTATTCTCGATTCGATCGCCGACGGTGTTTTCACGATCGACAGCGAATGGAAGATCACCTCGTTTAACCGGGCGGCAGAAAAGATCACCTCGATTCCGCGCGAAGAAGCCCTGGGACAACGCTGTTCGGATATCTTCCGGGCCTCGATCTGCGAGAACAACTGTGCCCTTAAGCAAACCCTCAAAGCCGGCCGGCCGATAGTCAACAAGGCTGTTTATATTATCGATTCCTCGGGTAAAAAGATTCCGATCAGTGTCGCCACTGCAGTTCTCAGAGATGCTGACGGCAGGGTCATCGGAGGGGTTGAGACATTTCGCGATTTAAGCGAGATCATGGAACTTCGCCGTCAGCTCCATCAGAAATATTCCTACCAGGATATTATTAGTAAAAACAGCCAGATGCTGAAGATCTTCGATATACTTCCAACTATAGCGGAATCCGACAGCACTGTCCTGGTGGAAGGGGAGAGCGGGACAGGCAAAGAACTGGTAGCGCGGGCGGTGCACAATCTCTCACCGCGCAAATCTGAGCCGATAGTTGTGATAAACTGCGGGGCGATGCCTGATACCCTGTTAGAATCGGAGCTGTTTGGCTATGTCGCCGGGGCCTTTACAGACGCCCGCAAGGACAAACCGGGACGCTTCGCGATGGCCGAGGGTGGGACGGTGTTGCTGGATGAGATCGCCGATGTTTCACCAGCCATGCAGGTGCGCTTGCTGAGGGTAATCCAGGAGCACACTTATCAACCATTGGGAAGCACTCAGCCGGTCAAAGCCGATGTGCGCATCATCGCCGCCTCCAACCAGAACCTGAAAAAACTTGTGACCGAAGGTAAATTCCGTGAAGACCTCTATTACCGTATCAATGTAATCAGAATCGAGTTGCCGCCACTGCGCGAACGCAAGGAAGATATACCACTTCTGATGGAGCACTTTATCGAACGCTTCAACCGCCTCAAACCCAAGCAGATCGATTCGATCGCTCCCGAAGTTCTTGCTGTATTGATGAATTATGATTTTCCCGGCAATGTGCGTGAACTGGAAAATATCGCCGAGCATGCCTTTGTCCTGTGTCGCAACTCTATCATCAGTATGAATGATCTGCCTGAAAATTTTAAACCTCAATATGAAGAAAGCATCCCCGCTGTCAATTCATTCGAGGACCTCGAAGCGCGCTTTCTGGTCGAGGCTCTCAAACGCAATAACTGGAGCAGGATCAATACCGCCAGAGAACTCGGGATCCACAAGACTACATTGTGGAGAAAGATGAAGAAATACGGCATCGATATGGCTTCCCGATGA
- a CDS encoding response regulator, with translation MADLKDKTILVVDDEADVRQYLTMALDDAGFNVVSASDGFEAIEQVKKQKPDLISLDLVMPKKSGIKFYRELLKNKQWADIPVLVVTGHARDDLGRSDLKELTMSGPGIYLEKPVKPHNYIAAIKKLLGLDISDDERQAADQVELQNELKNVIDDADPETLRKLKELINKKMN, from the coding sequence ATGGCAGATCTAAAAGATAAAACTATCCTGGTAGTCGATGATGAAGCGGATGTCCGGCAGTACCTGACAATGGCGTTGGACGATGCCGGCTTCAATGTCGTCTCGGCCTCGGACGGTTTCGAGGCAATTGAACAGGTCAAAAAACAGAAACCCGACCTGATTTCTCTCGACCTTGTGATGCCGAAAAAATCGGGAATCAAGTTCTATCGCGAACTTCTCAAAAACAAACAGTGGGCTGACATCCCGGTACTGGTCGTCACCGGCCATGCCCGCGACGACCTGGGGCGCTCCGATCTCAAGGAGCTGACCATGTCCGGACCAGGGATATACCTTGAAAAACCGGTCAAGCCGCACAATTATATCGCGGCCATCAAGAAGCTTCTGGGGTTGGATATCTCAGACGATGAGCGTCAGGCCGCCGACCAGGTCGAACTCCAGAACGAATTGAAAAACGTGATCGACGATGCTGATCCCGAGACCCTGCGCAAGCTCAAGGAACTGATCAATAAAAAGATGAATTAA
- a CDS encoding PAS domain-containing protein — protein MSKNSTYKNKSSVTAIKADKNGVVGDWFYRELFEQVPFNMAIIDRDFNIVQANKNFGDYFGRWKGRKCYKVYKNLDHPCVGCNAQLTFQDGRVRVSDESGVDQHGQEAHYVVHLAPLKPHKGEQVKYIVEMSRDVIETKNLQMEYQLLFERVPCYITVIDRNYKIIRANENFRDVFGDVHGKQCYEVYKKRKTKCPNCPAAKTFKDGIVHHSNQVGINKDGEKAHYMLTTSPLSRDINNIAHVIEISTDITATKKLEKEVIEAERLAAVGQTVAGLAHSIKNILMGLEGGMYVVGRGLEKDNKKLLNQGWEMLERNLNKTTSLVRDFLSFAKGRLPELEMVKPGELVKEIVDLYGKIAEDMGIELAVEKGARVKRAPLDPKGIHTCLTNLVSNAIDACRMSEKSKGRVTIKVYDSNGNLTFTVSDSGMGMDYDIKKKLFTTFFTTKGGQGTGLGLLTTRKIIKEHGGKISVQSQKGKGSTFKMIFPRKRLNDLYDDGKQK, from the coding sequence ATGTCAAAAAATAGCACATATAAAAACAAAAGCAGTGTCACAGCAATTAAGGCTGACAAAAACGGGGTGGTTGGCGATTGGTTCTACCGTGAATTGTTCGAGCAGGTGCCTTTTAACATGGCCATAATCGACCGCGATTTCAACATCGTCCAGGCCAATAAGAATTTCGGCGACTACTTTGGACGCTGGAAAGGACGTAAATGCTACAAGGTCTACAAAAACCTTGACCATCCCTGTGTCGGTTGTAACGCCCAGCTCACATTTCAGGACGGACGGGTGCGGGTCAGCGACGAGTCCGGTGTCGATCAGCATGGCCAGGAAGCTCATTATGTTGTGCACCTGGCTCCTCTCAAGCCACACAAGGGCGAGCAGGTCAAGTATATTGTCGAGATGTCGCGCGATGTAATCGAGACCAAGAACCTGCAGATGGAATACCAGCTTCTTTTTGAGCGAGTGCCCTGCTATATCACGGTTATCGATCGCAACTACAAGATCATCCGGGCCAACGAGAATTTCCGCGATGTTTTCGGTGATGTTCACGGCAAGCAGTGTTATGAGGTCTATAAAAAGCGCAAGACCAAATGCCCGAACTGCCCGGCGGCTAAAACATTCAAAGATGGTATTGTGCATCACTCCAACCAGGTCGGGATTAACAAAGACGGTGAGAAAGCGCATTACATGCTGACGACCTCCCCGCTCTCGCGCGATATAAACAACATCGCACACGTAATCGAGATTTCCACAGACATTACCGCAACCAAAAAACTCGAAAAGGAAGTTATCGAGGCCGAACGGCTGGCGGCGGTCGGGCAGACAGTGGCCGGATTGGCGCACAGTATCAAAAACATATTGATGGGTCTCGAGGGCGGTATGTATGTGGTCGGACGCGGTCTGGAGAAAGACAACAAAAAGCTTCTCAACCAGGGCTGGGAGATGCTGGAACGAAATCTCAATAAGACAACCTCCCTGGTGCGTGATTTTCTGAGCTTTGCCAAGGGCCGTCTGCCCGAACTGGAGATGGTCAAGCCTGGCGAGCTGGTGAAGGAAATTGTAGACCTGTACGGAAAGATCGCTGAAGATATGGGCATTGAGCTTGCAGTCGAAAAGGGTGCTCGTGTGAAACGTGCGCCCCTGGATCCGAAAGGGATTCATACCTGCCTGACCAACCTGGTCTCAAACGCTATCGATGCCTGCCGGATGAGTGAAAAATCCAAAGGCCGGGTAACTATTAAAGTCTACGACAGCAATGGCAACCTGACCTTTACAGTCTCGGACAGCGGGATGGGTATGGATTACGATATCAAAAAGAAGCTCTTTACAACCTTTTTCACCACCAAGGGTGGACAGGGCACCGGCCTGGGACTTTTAACGACACGAAAGATCATTAAAGAACATGGTGGCAAGATTTCTGTCCAGTCACAGAAGGGGAAAGGCTCGACCTTCAAGATGATTTTTCCCAGAAAGAGACTCAATGATCTTTATGACGACGGTAAACAAAAATAA
- a CDS encoding response regulator → MSFCLLWVIWIKIGRIWMTEKKVLIIDDEPDVISYLTVVLESNGFRPYSATTAENGFNLAVEVEPDLICVDIMMPQESGLSLFVKLRRESKFSDIPVLIISGLEQEQDFDFRKFVDSEDVSPPDLYIEKPIKVERFIEAVRKLTSSTHVKK, encoded by the coding sequence ATGTCGTTCTGCCTTTTGTGGGTGATCTGGATAAAAATCGGGAGGATATGGATGACTGAAAAGAAGGTGCTTATCATAGATGATGAACCGGATGTGATCTCCTATTTGACAGTGGTTCTGGAGAGCAATGGGTTCAGGCCCTATTCCGCTACCACTGCCGAGAACGGATTCAACCTGGCAGTGGAAGTCGAACCGGATTTGATCTGCGTGGATATCATGATGCCGCAGGAATCGGGGTTGTCTCTGTTCGTGAAACTCCGCCGGGAATCGAAATTCAGTGATATCCCGGTCTTGATCATCAGCGGTCTGGAACAGGAACAGGATTTTGACTTTCGCAAATTTGTCGACAGCGAAGATGTTTCGCCGCCCGACCTCTATATCGAAAAACCGATTAAGGTCGAGCGTTTCATCGAAGCTGTCAGAAAGCTGACGAGTTCAACGCATGTCAAAAAATAG
- a CDS encoding 4Fe-4S dicluster domain-containing protein — MKAILTDVTKCIGCLECVEACKEYNHLEVDVPRNWHRTDGLSAKNWTSILRKPENHYVRKQCRHCLEPACVSACPVGALEKTASGAVIYHGEKCIGCRYCMIACPYGIPRYDWESPVPYIRKCNLCFDKIRNGQKPACIEACPTQATIFGDRNELLTEAHRRIEAEPGKYIDRVYGEHEVGGTSVLYISDIDLGFLTYPVRKNTKPLPETTSTAMHAVPFAFTGMGALMGGIYWICKRREQLKQEKQQAKEDES, encoded by the coding sequence ATGAAAGCTATATTGACTGATGTAACCAAATGTATCGGTTGCCTGGAGTGTGTCGAGGCCTGCAAAGAGTATAATCATCTTGAGGTCGATGTGCCCCGCAACTGGCATCGCACCGACGGCCTGTCTGCCAAAAACTGGACTTCGATACTCAGGAAGCCGGAGAATCATTACGTTCGCAAGCAATGTCGGCACTGCCTGGAGCCGGCCTGCGTGTCGGCCTGCCCGGTAGGCGCACTGGAAAAGACAGCGTCGGGCGCAGTGATTTATCACGGCGAGAAATGTATCGGTTGCCGCTATTGTATGATCGCTTGCCCCTATGGGATACCGCGTTATGACTGGGAAAGTCCGGTACCCTATATCCGTAAGTGCAATCTCTGTTTCGACAAAATCAGAAATGGCCAGAAACCGGCTTGTATCGAAGCCTGCCCGACGCAGGCGACGATCTTTGGTGATCGCAATGAACTGCTCACCGAGGCTCATCGGAGGATAGAGGCAGAGCCCGGTAAATATATTGACCGTGTCTACGGCGAACATGAAGTCGGCGGGACCTCGGTATTATACATTTCCGATATCGACCTCGGATTTCTGACCTACCCGGTTCGCAAAAACACGAAACCACTGCCGGAGACGACATCGACAGCGATGCATGCGGTACCATTCGCTTTTACCGGCATGGGCGCGTTGATGGGTGGGATCTACTGGATTTGCAAACGTCGCGAACAGCTCAAACAGGAGAAGCAGCAAGCAAAGGAAGATGAGTCATGA